The Vampirovibrio chlorellavorus genome includes the window TTTTGCTGGAGTTCCGCCAGTAAAAACAGTAAGGCCGTGGAATCTGCCCCGCCGGAATAGGCCAGCACCACATGGGTACGTGGGGTGGATTGTAAAAACCCTTCCGCCTTCAGGTTATCAATAACGGAATCGAGAATTAAACTCATATCAGCGGTTTATGGGTACCTGTCGAACTCAAATATAAACGGGGACGGTCGGGTGTGGTGTCCCTGACGATTGGGCCTTTAATGGGGCCGTTAAAATGGCGCTTCGGGGCTTGGGGTGGGGAGATGGACCCAGTGCAGTCTACTTTTTCCAAGGATTCCCGATATGGTAAACTTTACTTCAAATCGGGCCTTTTCTCAAGCGAATCATCCCCAAAGGCATCGATGGTGTTGGAAAAAGCCCTGAGAACTGAAATCCTGAGAACCGGAACCCTGAGAACCGGACTCCGTGGGCTCAGGATACTGGCGGTCATTCCGCCAAAGATTGATTCAGTTGCATATTTGGAGGAGGTTTTGACCATGTTGACCCGTTGGCAGGTTTTCGGTTCAAACGGAAGCCGCTCAAAAGGAACCCAATTGGCCGCTTCGGTCATGGTAACGGCCTTGCTGGCGTCCGGTGCGTTGGCTGGACTGGAAGCGGCTCCGGCCATGGCGCGCACCCTGAACTTTATGCCGCAAACGTTTTCTCCCAATCTGGTGGCCGATGTGGCCGAGCTGGTGGCTCCCTCGGTGGTGAATATCGACATTGAGAAAAACGCCTCGGTCGTGGCCCCCAATTTGTCCGGCTTGCCCTTCAGCGATGACCTATTGCGCCGCTTTTTCGGGTTTGACGCAGGCAGCGGCAGCCCCTTTACCCCCTTTGGCGGGGGCGGGACACAATCTCAGGTCATCACCGGCAACGGCTCCGGGATGATTCTGAGCAAGGACGGCTATATCCTCACCAACAATCACGTGGTGTCCACGGCGGATAAAATGACAGTGACACTGAACGACGGACGTCAGTTCCCGGCCCGATTGATCGGTCGGGATGCGGTGTCCGATGTGGCGGTGATCAAGATTGACGCCCCCAATCTGGTGCCGGTGAGCTTGGGAACCTCCGATAAGCTGCGTCCCGGCGAGTGGGTGATTGCCATTGGCAGCCCCTTGGGCTTTGATCATACGGTGACCCTGGGCATCGTTAGCGCCCTGTCCCGGCGCGTCCCGGATCTGAATACCAACATGTCTTTTATCCAGACGGATGCGGCCATCAACCCCGGCAACTCCGGCGGCCCGCTTGTCAATCTCAAAGGGGAGGTCATCGGCATCAATACCGCCATCTCCGGCCGGGGGCAGAACATTGGCTTTGCCATCCCCGTGGATACGGTGAAGCCCATTGCCGACACCCTGATCGCCGGGAAGCAGGTCATTCGCCCGTGGGTGGGCATCTCCATGGTGGATTTGAACCCCGATTTGGCCAAGCACGTGGGCTTACCGCCGGAAACCCAAGGCGTGGTCATTGCTCAGGTCATGCAAAACTCCCCGGCCTACAAGGCGGGCCTCATGCAGGGCGATGTCATCCAGAAAATTGACGGCAAGCTGGCCACCAAGGCCGATGTGGTGCAGGAAAGCATTCGGCAGAAGCCCATTAGCACCAAAATTAATCTGGAGATTTTGCGCAACGGGCACCGTATTCAGGTGGGGGTTCTCAGTGAGCCGCTTCCCACCAATACGGACGAGGCTTTGGTTCCGGCTAAACTGCGAGTGAAGCCCTTGTATCCCGGCAAGCCATAGTTTTTCGACTCCGCTTGGCTCTGGAATCCGATTATTTTTCTGTATTTTCGCTCAGGAAGGTCCTGATTTCCCTTGGGCTGTGCCCTTGCCAGTGAATGCGATTGGCCACAATGGGGTGGTGATAGTCGCTTTTGGCGATGGAGCCGCCACCTTCCACTATTAAAATGGGCGGGGCCACAAACCACTTGAACACGGCCTTGGACATGCGGTCAAAAAACTTGTCCAGCCATTCTGCTTTTTGGGCGGGAGGCAATGGGTTTTGCTGCTCATAGTAAAACGGAGTGTTCAGTAGCTGGGCATGGCTCTGGTTCAGGGTTTCCAGCCGCCAGATCACTTCATCGGCAAATTCGTAGGGCATCAACTCCGCTTCGGCGGTGATTAGTTCGCCGGTGGTAGGATCTCGCTTGAGATCCGCCCCGGAGGGCTTCGTGATGACACTGAGTGGCAATACGTTTTTGGGCGTTTTGACCGTTTCTGGGCGGTGTTCGTTCAACCATCGGGCCAGGGCCCGCACTTTGGTCTTGCACACATCGCCAATGGGGGCCAAGGCCCCCGACATATCCCCGTTGACTGTGGCGTAGCCCATGTAAAACTCGGACTTATCGGAGGTGGCCACCGGCAGGGCCCGAAATTCGTTGCCCAGTTGGCGCAAAAGGGTGGCTCG containing:
- a CDS encoding trypsin-like peptidase domain-containing protein, with product MLTRWQVFGSNGSRSKGTQLAASVMVTALLASGALAGLEAAPAMARTLNFMPQTFSPNLVADVAELVAPSVVNIDIEKNASVVAPNLSGLPFSDDLLRRFFGFDAGSGSPFTPFGGGGTQSQVITGNGSGMILSKDGYILTNNHVVSTADKMTVTLNDGRQFPARLIGRDAVSDVAVIKIDAPNLVPVSLGTSDKLRPGEWVIAIGSPLGFDHTVTLGIVSALSRRVPDLNTNMSFIQTDAAINPGNSGGPLVNLKGEVIGINTAISGRGQNIGFAIPVDTVKPIADTLIAGKQVIRPWVGISMVDLNPDLAKHVGLPPETQGVVIAQVMQNSPAYKAGLMQGDVIQKIDGKLATKADVVQESIRQKPISTKINLEILRNGHRIQVGVLSEPLPTNTDEALVPAKLRVKPLYPGKP